A stretch of the Pseudomonas helvetica genome encodes the following:
- the nth gene encoding endonuclease III produces the protein MNAAKRLEIFRRLHEDNPEPKTELAYSSPFELLIAVILSAQSTDVGVNKATAKLFPVANTPAAMYALGVEGLSEYIKTIGLYNSKAKNVIETCRMLVELHGGEVPQTREELEALPGVGRKTANVVLNTAFRQLTMAVDTHIFRVSNRTGLAPGKNVVEVEKKLMKFVPKEYLLDSHHWLILHGRYVCLARKPRCGSCRIEDLCEYKQKTSDD, from the coding sequence ATGAATGCTGCAAAACGCCTGGAAATTTTCCGTCGGCTTCACGAAGACAATCCGGAACCGAAAACCGAACTGGCCTACTCGTCGCCCTTCGAATTGCTGATCGCCGTGATCCTTTCCGCGCAGTCCACGGACGTAGGCGTCAACAAGGCCACCGCCAAGCTGTTTCCGGTGGCCAATACTCCGGCAGCGATGTATGCGCTGGGTGTAGAAGGATTGTCCGAGTACATCAAGACCATCGGCCTGTACAACAGCAAGGCAAAAAACGTCATAGAAACCTGCCGAATGCTGGTAGAGCTTCATGGCGGCGAAGTACCGCAAACCCGTGAGGAGCTGGAAGCGCTGCCCGGGGTCGGTAGAAAGACCGCGAACGTGGTGCTCAATACGGCTTTTCGCCAGCTGACCATGGCCGTCGACACGCACATTTTCCGGGTCAGCAACCGCACAGGGTTAGCGCCAGGCAAGAATGTCGTCGAGGTGGAAAAAAAACTGATGAAGTTTGTTCCCAAGGAGTATCTGCTCGACTCCCATCACTGGCTGATCCTCCACGGACGCTACGTTTGCCTGGCTCGCAAGCCCCGTTGTGGCAGCTGCCGTATCGAAGACCTGTGCGAATACAAGCAAAAGACCTCCGACGATTGA
- a CDS encoding Rnf-Nqr domain containing protein yields the protein MNQSSMLQNSLILTPLIGASDSLVKALGLSLLSLLVIGVYGLKMSVLRPRIVPSMQLITCIALAATLTSLATLALQAWAFELHQQLGMYAGLIALQCIVLEYSGFFTQASMIDRTRLSSLFFGLMVVLGVLREALGNGSFASHVSWLSGIIDSSGQGWLFAADGGIRLAILAPGGFILLGLLIAAKQAWPGASTSH from the coding sequence ATGAACCAGTCCTCGATGCTGCAGAACTCGCTGATATTGACCCCGTTGATCGGCGCCAGTGACTCCTTGGTAAAAGCCTTGGGTCTGTCGCTGTTATCGCTGCTGGTCATTGGTGTTTACGGCCTGAAGATGAGTGTATTGCGGCCGCGAATCGTCCCGTCCATGCAGTTGATCACCTGCATTGCACTCGCCGCCACATTGACCAGCCTGGCAACATTGGCATTACAGGCCTGGGCCTTTGAACTGCATCAGCAACTGGGAATGTATGCCGGACTGATTGCCCTGCAGTGCATTGTGCTGGAGTACAGCGGCTTTTTTACCCAGGCGAGCATGATCGACCGGACTCGCCTGTCCAGCCTGTTTTTTGGGCTGATGGTTGTACTGGGCGTGTTGCGAGAAGCCCTTGGCAATGGGTCATTCGCCAGCCATGTGTCCTGGTTGAGCGGAATTATTGATTCCAGCGGGCAAGGCTGGCTGTTTGCCGCTGATGGCGGCATACGACTGGCCATCCTCGCCCCCGGCGGATTTATCCTGCTGGGACTGCTCATAGCCGCCAAACAAGCCTGGCCCGGCGCCTCGACCTCACACTGA
- the rsxB gene encoding electron transport complex subunit RsxB produces MSLIQRIDALLPQTQCGKCGHPGCKPYAEGIANGEAINKCPPGGNETISALAELLKIPVLELDTSRGSAPAQIAFIREAECIGCTKCIQACPIDAIVGAAKLMHTVLIDECTGCDLCVAPCPVDCIEMHPLPSTQVLPIIGGLAFTPEELQARNAKRDHARQRFEQRNARLRREEEQKHAERLARAQKAAQHSDASNTPLQDAIARVQAQKAAAADAALKKAKIDVAMSRAQLNKSLKAFGHPPTFEQQSQLIILQQQFEAAEQALTQLESTVPSAPVQPTAPANDAELKRAKIQLAMRRAELKKAQASEAPAEQLEALSAALAQAEQALHAAEGASEKPAPDLVRVEKRPIDAQLRQLKTELAYARADVSKLERGPDTPAELLAKARERLCEAERQVNAYVAP; encoded by the coding sequence ATGAGTCTGATTCAACGTATCGACGCACTCCTGCCGCAGACCCAATGCGGCAAATGCGGCCACCCCGGATGCAAGCCCTACGCTGAAGGCATCGCCAATGGCGAGGCAATCAACAAGTGCCCACCGGGCGGCAACGAGACCATTTCAGCGTTGGCCGAACTGCTGAAAATCCCGGTGTTGGAACTGGACACCAGCCGTGGCTCGGCACCGGCGCAAATTGCATTTATCCGTGAAGCCGAATGCATCGGCTGCACCAAGTGCATTCAGGCCTGCCCGATAGACGCAATTGTCGGCGCAGCAAAACTGATGCACACGGTGCTGATCGACGAATGCACTGGTTGCGATCTGTGCGTAGCACCCTGCCCGGTGGATTGCATCGAAATGCATCCTTTACCCTCGACCCAGGTGCTGCCGATTATCGGTGGTCTGGCGTTCACGCCCGAAGAACTGCAAGCACGCAACGCCAAACGCGATCACGCAAGGCAGCGCTTCGAACAGCGCAATGCACGCCTGCGTCGTGAGGAAGAGCAAAAGCACGCTGAACGACTGGCCCGCGCGCAAAAAGCCGCTCAACACAGCGATGCCAGCAATACCCCGCTGCAGGACGCCATTGCCCGGGTTCAGGCCCAAAAAGCCGCAGCCGCCGATGCCGCGCTGAAAAAAGCCAAGATCGATGTGGCGATGAGCCGCGCGCAACTGAACAAATCGCTGAAAGCTTTTGGGCATCCTCCGACCTTCGAACAGCAGTCGCAGCTGATCATTTTGCAGCAGCAATTCGAAGCCGCCGAGCAAGCTCTGACGCAGCTCGAAAGCACAGTCCCGTCAGCACCTGTGCAACCGACGGCGCCGGCCAACGATGCCGAACTCAAACGCGCGAAAATCCAGCTGGCGATGCGTCGCGCCGAGCTGAAAAAAGCCCAGGCCAGCGAAGCACCGGCCGAGCAACTGGAAGCGCTCAGCGCGGCCCTCGCTCAAGCGGAGCAGGCGCTGCACGCTGCCGAGGGAGCCAGCGAAAAACCGGCACCCGACCTGGTACGCGTCGAAAAACGTCCCATCGACGCTCAACTGCGGCAACTGAAAACCGAGCTGGCTTATGCCCGCGCCGATGTCAGCAAGCTCGAGCGGGGTCCTGATACACCGGCGGAGCTCCTGGCCAAGGCCCGCGAACGGCTCTGCGAAGCCGAGCGCCAGGTAAACGCCTATGTCGCCCCTTGA
- a CDS encoding Rnf-Nqr domain containing protein: protein MTDILLTLISTALINNFIVHWPLGVDPLMQSTREPAIERRQVHALGIATTCLMLLSGVLGYAAYYWLLILLGLTSLYLFVFLPLSVLLITPLLNLLTRALPQLPFNGLWPLLLGNAGVLGLSLFGMQSDKGFGYHVALCLGAGLGFWLVLSLFSDLRQRILNNDVPLPFRGLPIDLISAGLIAVAFLGFSGLIKT from the coding sequence ATGACCGACATTCTGCTCACGCTCATCAGCACCGCCCTGATCAATAACTTCATCGTGCACTGGCCGCTGGGTGTCGATCCGTTGATGCAATCGACGCGTGAGCCTGCCATCGAACGTCGTCAGGTTCATGCCCTGGGCATTGCAACCACCTGCCTGATGTTGCTCAGCGGCGTTCTGGGTTACGCGGCCTATTACTGGTTGCTGATACTGCTCGGGCTGACGTCCTTGTACCTGTTTGTGTTTTTGCCCTTGAGCGTACTGCTGATTACCCCGCTGCTGAATCTGCTGACGCGTGCCCTGCCGCAGTTACCGTTCAACGGCTTGTGGCCGTTATTGCTGGGCAACGCTGGCGTGCTGGGGCTGAGCCTGTTCGGCATGCAGAGTGACAAAGGCTTTGGCTATCACGTAGCGCTATGTCTTGGCGCCGGGCTGGGTTTCTGGCTGGTGCTGAGTCTGTTCAGCGACCTGCGCCAGCGCATTCTCAATAACGATGTGCCCCTGCCCTTTCGTGGCCTGCCGATCGACCTGATCAGCGCCGGACTGATCGCAGTGGCATTTCTCGGCTTCAGCGGACTGATCAAAACATGA
- the metG gene encoding methionine--tRNA ligase, protein MSEPRKILVTSALPYANGSIHLGHMLEYIQTDMWVRFQKHRGNQCTYVCADDAHGSAIMLRAEKEGITPEQLIANVQAEHSADFAEFLVDFDNFHSTHAEENRELSSQIYLKLRDAGHIATRSITQYFDPEKKMFLADRFIKGTCPKCGTEDQYGDNCEKCGATYAPTDLKDPKSAISGATPVLKDSQHFFFKLPDFQQMLQEWTRSGTLQDAVANKIAEWLDVGLQQWDISRDAPYFGFEIPDEPGKYFYVWLDAPIGYMASFKNLCARRPELDFDAYWAKDSTAELYHFIGKDIVNFHALFWPAMLEGAGYRKPTGINVHGYLTVNGQKMSKSRGTFIKARTYLDHLSPEYLRYYYASKLGRGVDDLDLNLEDFVQKVNSDLVGKVVNIASRCAGFIHKGNAGVLVAGNAAPELTDAFLAAAPSIAEAYEARDFARAMREIMGLADRANAWIADKAPWSLNKQEGKQDEVQAICALGVNLFRQLVIFLKPVLPLLAADAEAFLNVAPLTWNDHATLLSNHQLNEFKPLMTRIDPVKVQAMTDASKEDLAASQTDTGDAAPQGNGELAKDPLSPEIEFDTFAAVDLRVALILKAEAVEGADKLLRLTLDIGDEQRNVFSGIKSAYPDPAKLEGRLTMMIANLKPRKMRFGISEGMVMAAGPGGEEIYLLSPDSGAKPGQRIK, encoded by the coding sequence ATGTCCGAGCCACGCAAGATCCTCGTCACCAGCGCCCTGCCCTATGCCAATGGTTCAATCCACCTTGGCCATATGCTTGAGTACATCCAGACCGATATGTGGGTGCGCTTCCAGAAGCATCGCGGCAATCAATGCACGTATGTCTGCGCGGACGACGCCCACGGTTCGGCCATCATGCTGCGCGCAGAAAAAGAAGGCATCACCCCGGAACAACTGATCGCCAACGTCCAGGCTGAACACAGCGCCGACTTTGCCGAGTTCCTGGTGGACTTCGACAACTTCCACTCCACTCACGCTGAAGAAAACCGTGAGCTGTCGAGCCAGATCTACCTGAAGCTGCGTGACGCCGGGCACATCGCCACGCGCTCGATCACCCAGTATTTCGACCCGGAAAAGAAAATGTTCCTGGCCGACCGCTTCATCAAGGGCACCTGCCCGAAGTGCGGCACTGAAGACCAGTACGGCGACAACTGCGAAAAGTGCGGTGCCACTTACGCGCCGACCGACCTGAAAGATCCGAAGTCGGCGATCTCGGGCGCCACACCGGTGCTCAAGGATTCCCAACACTTCTTCTTCAAGCTGCCGGACTTCCAGCAGATGCTGCAGGAATGGACCCGCAGCGGCACCCTGCAAGACGCAGTCGCGAACAAGATCGCCGAATGGCTGGATGTCGGCCTGCAACAGTGGGATATCTCCCGCGATGCGCCGTATTTCGGTTTCGAAATCCCCGACGAGCCAGGCAAGTACTTCTATGTCTGGCTCGACGCGCCAATCGGCTACATGGCGAGCTTCAAGAACCTCTGCGCACGTCGTCCTGAACTGGACTTCGACGCGTACTGGGCCAAGGACTCCACCGCCGAGCTGTACCACTTCATCGGCAAGGACATCGTCAATTTCCACGCGCTGTTCTGGCCAGCCATGCTCGAAGGCGCGGGCTACCGCAAGCCGACCGGTATCAACGTACACGGCTACCTGACCGTCAATGGCCAGAAAATGTCCAAGTCCCGCGGCACCTTCATCAAGGCCCGGACCTACCTGGACCACCTGTCGCCGGAATACCTGCGTTACTACTACGCCTCCAAACTCGGCCGTGGCGTCGACGACCTGGACCTGAACCTCGAAGACTTCGTGCAGAAGGTCAACTCCGACCTGGTCGGCAAAGTCGTCAACATCGCCAGCCGCTGCGCCGGCTTCATCCACAAAGGCAACGCCGGTGTGCTGGTGGCCGGTAATGCCGCGCCAGAACTGACCGACGCGTTCCTGGCCGCCGCGCCGAGCATCGCCGAGGCCTATGAGGCTCGCGACTTCGCCCGTGCCATGCGCGAAATCATGGGCCTGGCCGACCGCGCCAACGCCTGGATCGCCGACAAGGCGCCATGGTCGCTGAACAAGCAGGAAGGCAAGCAAGACGAAGTCCAGGCGATCTGCGCCCTGGGCGTCAACCTGTTCCGCCAACTGGTGATCTTCCTCAAGCCTGTGCTGCCGTTGCTCGCCGCCGACGCCGAGGCGTTCCTCAACGTCGCACCGCTGACCTGGAACGATCACGCGACCCTGCTCAGCAACCATCAACTGAACGAGTTCAAACCGCTGATGACCCGTATCGACCCAGTCAAGGTGCAAGCCATGACCGACGCTTCGAAAGAAGACCTGGCCGCCAGCCAGACCGACACCGGCGATGCCGCCCCACAAGGGAATGGCGAACTGGCCAAGGATCCGCTGTCGCCAGAGATCGAGTTCGATACCTTTGCCGCGGTTGACCTGCGGGTGGCGCTGATCCTCAAGGCCGAAGCCGTGGAAGGCGCGGACAAGCTGCTGCGCCTGACCCTGGATATCGGTGACGAGCAACGCAACGTGTTCTCCGGCATCAAGAGCGCATATCCAGACCCGGCCAAGCTTGAAGGTCGTCTGACGATGATGATCGCCAACCTCAAGCCACGCAAAATGCGTTTCGGGATCTCCGAAGGCATGGTCATGGCGGCAGGCCCTGGCGGCGAAGAAATCTACCTGTTGAGCCCGGACAGCGGCGCCAAGCCGGGTCAGCGCATCAAGTAA
- a CDS encoding argininosuccinate synthase, with the protein MADVNKVVLAYSGGLDTSVILKWLQDTYNCEVVTFTADLGQGEEVEPARAKAQAMGVKEIYIDDLREEFVRDFVFPMFRANTVYEGEYLLGTSIARPLIAKRLIEIANETGADAISHGATGKGNDQVRFELGAYALKPGVKVIAPWREWDLLSREKLMDYAAKHAIPIERHGKKKSPYSMDANLLHISYEGGVLEDTWTEHEEDMWRWTVSPENAPDKPQYLELTYRNGDIVALDGVEMTPATVLATLNRIGGEHGIGRLDIVENRYVGMKSRGCYETPGGTIMLRAHRAIESITLDREVAHLKDELMPKYASLIYTGYWWSPERLMLQQMIDASQAHVNGVVRLKLYKGNVIVTGRKSDESLFDANIATFEEDGGAYNQADAAGFIKLNALRMRIAANKGRKLF; encoded by the coding sequence ATGGCGGACGTAAACAAGGTCGTTCTGGCGTATTCCGGCGGCCTGGACACTTCGGTGATCCTCAAGTGGCTGCAGGATACTTATAACTGTGAAGTGGTGACCTTTACCGCTGACCTGGGTCAGGGTGAAGAGGTCGAGCCGGCCCGCGCCAAGGCACAAGCCATGGGCGTAAAAGAAATCTACATCGACGATCTGCGCGAAGAATTCGTGCGTGATTTCGTTTTCCCGATGTTCCGTGCCAACACCGTTTACGAAGGCGAGTACCTGCTGGGTACTTCCATCGCTCGTCCGTTGATCGCCAAACGCCTGATCGAAATCGCCAACGAAACCGGCGCTGACGCCATTTCCCATGGCGCGACCGGCAAGGGCAACGACCAGGTTCGTTTTGAACTGGGTGCCTATGCACTCAAGCCTGGCGTGAAAGTGATCGCCCCTTGGCGCGAGTGGGACCTGCTGTCCCGCGAGAAGCTGATGGATTATGCGGCGAAGCACGCGATCCCGATCGAACGTCACGGCAAGAAAAAATCCCCGTACTCGATGGACGCCAACCTGCTGCACATCTCCTATGAAGGCGGCGTGCTGGAAGATACCTGGACCGAGCACGAAGAAGATATGTGGCGCTGGACCGTCTCCCCGGAGAACGCTCCTGACAAGCCGCAGTACCTGGAACTGACTTACCGCAACGGCGACATCGTTGCACTGGACGGCGTCGAAATGACTCCGGCTACCGTGCTGGCGACCCTGAACCGTATCGGTGGCGAGCACGGCATCGGCCGTCTGGACATCGTCGAGAACCGTTACGTCGGCATGAAGTCCCGTGGTTGCTACGAAACCCCAGGCGGCACCATCATGCTGCGTGCTCACCGGGCGATCGAGTCGATCACTCTGGACCGTGAAGTGGCTCACCTCAAAGACGAGCTGATGCCTAAATATGCCAGCCTGATCTACACCGGTTACTGGTGGAGCCCTGAGCGTCTGATGCTGCAACAGATGATCGATGCTTCCCAGGCGCATGTGAACGGTGTGGTTCGCCTGAAGCTGTACAAAGGCAACGTGATCGTTACCGGTCGCAAGTCTGACGAATCGTTGTTCGACGCCAACATTGCTACCTTCGAAGAAGATGGCGGCGCTTACAACCAGGCTGATGCAGCCGGCTTCATCAAGCTGAACGCTCTGCGTATGCGCATTGCCGCAAACAAAGGCCGCAAGCTGTTCTGA
- the apbC gene encoding iron-sulfur cluster carrier protein ApbC, with translation MSAVNRAAVEAVLRQYTDPYLNQDPVSAGCLRSIDIQGDRVSVQLELGYAAGLFKSGWAQMLQMAIEGLEGVTSAKVDISTVIAAHKAQAQIPGLANVKNVVAVASGKGGVGKSTTAANLALALAREGAKVGILDADIYGPSQGIMFGIPEGTRPKIKDQKWFVPIESHGVEVMSMAFLTDDNTPMVWRGPMVSGALLQLVTQTAWSDLDYLVIDMPPGTGDIQLTLAQKVPVAGAVIVTTPQDLALLDARKGVEMFRKVNIPVLGVVENMAVHICSNCGHAEHLFGEGGGEKLASQYGVELLASLPLSMLIREQADGGKPTVIAEPDSQIAMVYQELARHVGARIVLQEAATPAMPNITVSDD, from the coding sequence ATGAGCGCCGTCAATCGCGCAGCGGTGGAAGCCGTCCTTCGTCAGTACACCGACCCTTACTTGAACCAGGATCCGGTCAGCGCCGGTTGCCTGCGCAGCATCGACATTCAGGGCGACCGCGTCAGCGTTCAGCTGGAACTGGGCTACGCCGCCGGCCTGTTCAAGAGTGGCTGGGCGCAAATGCTGCAAATGGCGATCGAAGGACTGGAGGGCGTGACCTCGGCCAAAGTCGACATCAGCACCGTGATTGCCGCGCACAAGGCGCAGGCGCAGATCCCGGGTTTGGCCAACGTCAAGAACGTGGTCGCGGTGGCGTCCGGCAAGGGCGGCGTGGGCAAATCCACCACCGCCGCCAACCTTGCGCTGGCGCTGGCCCGCGAAGGCGCCAAGGTCGGGATCCTCGATGCCGATATCTACGGCCCGAGCCAGGGCATCATGTTCGGCATCCCGGAAGGCACCCGACCGAAGATCAAGGACCAGAAGTGGTTCGTGCCGATCGAGTCGCATGGCGTTGAAGTCATGTCCATGGCGTTTTTGACCGACGACAACACGCCGATGGTCTGGCGTGGCCCGATGGTCTCCGGCGCCTTGCTGCAACTGGTGACACAGACCGCCTGGAGCGATCTGGATTATCTGGTGATCGACATGCCGCCGGGTACCGGTGACATTCAGTTGACCCTGGCGCAAAAAGTCCCGGTGGCGGGGGCGGTGATCGTCACCACGCCGCAGGATCTGGCATTGCTGGACGCCCGCAAAGGCGTGGAGATGTTCCGCAAGGTCAACATTCCAGTGCTCGGCGTGGTGGAAAACATGGCTGTGCACATCTGCTCCAACTGCGGTCATGCCGAGCACCTGTTCGGTGAAGGCGGCGGCGAGAAGCTGGCCAGCCAATATGGCGTCGAACTGCTGGCATCGCTGCCGCTGTCGATGTTGATCCGTGAGCAGGCTGACGGCGGCAAGCCAACAGTGATTGCCGAGCCGGACAGCCAGATCGCCATGGTCTACCAGGAACTGGCCCGTCATGTCGGTGCGCGGATTGTCTTGCAGGAAGCCGCCACGCCAGCGATGCCGAACATCACCGTCAGTGACGATTGA
- a CDS encoding response regulator transcription factor — MNKVLIVDDHPVIRLAVRMLMERHGYEVIAETDNGVDALQLAREQMPDIVILDIGIPKLDGLEVIARLTSTTMPLKVLVLTSQAPGHFSMRCMQAGAAGYVCKQQDLTELLSAIKAVLSGYSYFPNQALHSVRSSLGNASEADMVDRLSGREMMVLQQLARGKTNKEIADGMFLSNKTVSTYKTRLLLKLNARSLVDLIELAQRNGLV, encoded by the coding sequence ATGAATAAAGTGCTGATCGTGGATGATCACCCCGTCATTCGTCTTGCTGTACGTATGCTAATGGAACGTCATGGCTATGAAGTCATTGCCGAAACGGACAATGGTGTCGATGCCTTGCAACTTGCCCGTGAACAGATGCCGGATATCGTGATACTGGATATCGGTATTCCGAAACTGGATGGCCTGGAAGTTATTGCACGCTTGACCTCGACCACCATGCCTTTGAAAGTGCTGGTCTTGACGTCGCAGGCCCCCGGTCACTTTTCAATGCGTTGCATGCAGGCAGGGGCAGCCGGGTATGTCTGCAAACAGCAGGACCTCACCGAGTTGCTCAGTGCAATCAAGGCTGTATTGTCAGGATATAGCTACTTTCCGAATCAGGCGTTGCACTCGGTTCGCTCAAGTTTGGGGAACGCGAGTGAAGCCGACATGGTGGATCGTCTGTCAGGAAGGGAGATGATGGTTTTACAACAGTTGGCCCGAGGAAAGACCAACAAGGAAATTGCCGATGGAATGTTCCTCAGCAACAAAACCGTGAGTACTTACAAAACGCGTCTGCTATTGAAGCTCAATGCCCGCTCGCTGGTAGACCTTATCGAGCTTGCGCAGCGTAATGGTCTGGTTTGA
- a CDS encoding RnfABCDGE type electron transport complex subunit D — protein MSPLEPVDDRLQQAMKRVLLATVPGMLVLFWLSGWGVLINLLLACGSALAVEALVLRLRKYPLKPALSDGSALVSATLLALALPPYCPWWLTVSAAVFAMFFGKHLYGGVGKNPFNPAMLGFALVLVCFPRQMTHWPTSHGMNLLAGLQQIFGFNFSGAEQPDAWVTATALDSLRINKSLTMDELFAGNPAFGHMGGKGIEWVNLAFLAGGAFLLQQRVFSWHAPVGMLGSLFVISLLCWNGSGSDSHGSPLFHLLTGASMLGAFFIVTEPVSGAKSPKARLMFGAGVGLLTYLIRTWGGYPDGVAFAVLLMNLCVPALERLAAAQPEPRTP, from the coding sequence ATGTCGCCCCTTGAACCGGTCGATGATCGCCTGCAACAGGCGATGAAACGGGTGTTACTGGCCACCGTGCCGGGCATGCTGGTGTTGTTCTGGTTATCTGGCTGGGGTGTTCTGATCAATCTGCTGCTGGCCTGCGGCAGCGCGTTAGCCGTTGAAGCGCTGGTGTTGCGCTTGCGCAAGTACCCGCTCAAGCCTGCGCTAAGCGACGGCAGCGCGTTGGTCAGCGCTACCTTGCTGGCACTGGCGTTACCACCTTACTGTCCATGGTGGTTGACGGTCAGCGCTGCGGTATTCGCGATGTTTTTCGGCAAGCACCTTTATGGTGGCGTTGGCAAAAACCCGTTCAATCCGGCCATGCTCGGTTTTGCGCTGGTACTGGTGTGTTTCCCGCGACAGATGACCCACTGGCCGACGTCCCACGGGATGAATCTGCTCGCCGGCCTGCAACAGATTTTCGGTTTCAATTTCAGCGGTGCCGAGCAGCCCGACGCCTGGGTGACGGCCACGGCGCTGGATAGCCTGCGAATCAACAAAAGCCTGACCATGGACGAACTCTTCGCCGGCAACCCGGCGTTTGGCCACATGGGTGGTAAAGGTATCGAATGGGTGAATCTGGCTTTCCTCGCCGGCGGCGCGTTCCTGTTACAGCAGCGGGTGTTCAGCTGGCATGCGCCGGTCGGCATGCTCGGCAGTCTGTTCGTCATCAGCCTGTTGTGCTGGAACGGCTCAGGTTCGGACTCCCACGGCTCCCCACTCTTTCACTTGCTGACGGGTGCGAGCATGCTCGGGGCATTCTTTATCGTGACCGAACCGGTATCGGGAGCGAAAAGTCCAAAAGCCCGCCTGATGTTCGGCGCGGGCGTCGGCCTGCTGACCTACCTGATTCGAACCTGGGGCGGCTATCCCGACGGGGTGGCCTTTGCGGTGCTGCTGATGAATCTCTGCGTACCGGCCCTGGAACGCCTCGCTGCTGCACAACCAGAGCCTCGTACACCATGA
- a CDS encoding RnfABCDGE type electron transport complex subunit G, with protein MKRNFSVLMLVVVAGLGAGATFFLQHATAPQISAEQRLIESRKLFDMLPVGSYDNQPLDQRLAFKDIALSNSTLLGGYLATAGGKPSAVILRSQVTGYENAIELLIVIDINGKLLGVKTLKQSETPGLGGRIADQPNPWLQGFFGKSRNDPGDSGWALKKDQGQFDQLIGATVTSRAVISAIHDALRYFDEHQPQLIGSGQ; from the coding sequence ATGAAGCGGAATTTCAGTGTGCTGATGCTGGTGGTCGTGGCCGGATTGGGCGCAGGCGCTACATTTTTCCTGCAACACGCCACCGCGCCGCAGATATCGGCTGAACAGCGCTTGATCGAAAGCCGCAAGCTGTTCGACATGCTGCCAGTCGGCAGCTACGACAATCAGCCTTTGGACCAGCGACTCGCGTTCAAGGATATCGCGCTGAGCAACAGCACCTTACTGGGCGGTTACCTGGCCACAGCAGGCGGAAAACCCAGTGCAGTGATATTACGCAGCCAGGTGACGGGTTACGAAAATGCGATCGAACTGCTGATCGTGATCGACATCAACGGCAAGTTGCTGGGAGTCAAAACCCTCAAGCAATCGGAAACACCAGGGCTGGGCGGGAGAATCGCCGACCAGCCCAATCCCTGGCTTCAGGGCTTTTTCGGCAAGTCGCGCAACGACCCTGGTGACAGTGGCTGGGCGCTGAAAAAAGATCAGGGGCAATTCGACCAGTTGATCGGCGCAACCGTCACTTCCAGGGCGGTGATCAGCGCGATCCATGATGCGTTACGCTATTTCGACGAGCATCAGCCACAACTGATCGGGAGCGGACAATGA
- a CDS encoding PA3496 family putative envelope integrity protein: MSTGKEQLDTEDDFISVEADDAEPVVEVAKTNLSKRRTIDNLLEERRLQKQLADYDFDL; encoded by the coding sequence ATGAGCACTGGCAAAGAACAACTGGACACAGAAGACGACTTCATCTCTGTTGAGGCCGATGATGCCGAGCCTGTGGTAGAGGTAGCAAAGACCAACCTGAGCAAACGTCGCACCATCGATAATCTCCTGGAGGAGCGCCGCTTGCAAAAGCAACTGGCCGATTACGACTTTGACCTTTAA